The proteins below come from a single Microbispora sp. ZYX-F-249 genomic window:
- a CDS encoding nSTAND1 domain-containing NTPase — MQCSRPSGGHRVIPAPSGIGTRQEFAEQLTLTRERAGLTVRDVANLVNVPFSTVGGYFSGRHLPPVKPRNLLQDILRACGITDPVQVEEWFQALSRVRRAPGKRPAHAPVPYRGLSSFQIEDAEWFFGRERLTRVVLERVADRRLLVLVGPSGSGKSSVLRAGVIPALKSGALPGADAWKVALFTPGERPLDRLEESAGADLLVVDQFEEVFTAGADETEREKFLDALAVRPAVLCLRADFYSHALRYRSLIPALQNQQIVVGPMTERELRSAIEGPARKACLDLQEGLVELILRDVAPTDRGTGAAHDAGSLPLFSHALLSMWEHSSRNQLTIADYRETGGIRGAVARTAESVYRGLTDPQRRLARQVLLRLVHVAEDTGDTRRRVDLDELYPLNGDVHEVLDSFIAHRLVTTETDQVEIAHEALLVAWPRLREWIDGDRDGLRTHRLLTAAAEVWRESGRDPNALYRGNRLGIAAEWAAEPSHADGLNHLEREFLDASVRHDLAEARLARRRTRRLQQMIAALVVLVLVASLATVHALRQGNIAAEQRDVAISRQLAVTAQKLRRSDLALAAQLSLVAYRTAHTAEARASVLESSPLPGVTRMISSGTVLQAVAVRGNVLATSGADRKIRLWNLAAAGGPAPAGGPLTGHADTVFSLALRPTGDVLASGSGDRTVRLWKIGPQGSAAALSAPLTATGTVYSVAFSPDGRVLAAGASDGSVRFWDVTNPGRPVALGEPVAAAAGAVQSVAFSPDGKVLAAGSADRTVRLWSVADPGHVVPIAPPMRGAGKTVYSVAFSPDGRTLAAASGDTTVRLWDLTRPRRPVLRGSPLKGPASWVNSVAFSPDGQRLAAASSDGNLWMWDLDSGRASLPLPHPGPVTGVVFAGADAVTSAGDGAARRWRLPEPRLTGAQAPVFSVAFGAGNHVLAAVSSDDTARLWNVRDFRRPVPLGQVITHAGGSSPASGAAALTPDARTLAVGTVDGAVQLWDVTSPDRPRPYPLRLTGPGRNIESIAFSPDGRTLAVGGDDSKLWLWNLGDAGHPSLLGTPISDFRNYVYSPVFSPDGRILAAGSADGTARMWDVTDPRRPVPLGSPLTGHGGYVFMVAFSPDGHVLATAGSDDLVRLWDIRDPRRPALIGRPLTGARDYVYSLAFNHNGEILTATDGNGEALTWNVSDPRRPVLLAALAASDQAVFADAYDTGTDVLVTSGADHVVRVWDTDVERVAADVCAITGTAITATEWRQYVPDKAYDPPCAHRT; from the coding sequence ATGCAGTGTTCCCGGCCTTCAGGAGGGCATCGGGTGATTCCCGCCCCAAGCGGCATCGGTACTCGGCAGGAGTTCGCCGAACAGCTGACTCTGACGAGGGAGCGCGCGGGATTGACGGTTCGCGACGTCGCGAACCTGGTCAACGTCCCCTTCAGCACAGTGGGAGGCTACTTCAGCGGCCGTCATCTTCCCCCGGTCAAACCCCGGAACCTGCTGCAGGACATCCTCCGGGCCTGCGGGATAACCGATCCCGTCCAGGTCGAGGAGTGGTTCCAGGCGCTCAGCCGAGTGCGCCGTGCGCCGGGGAAACGGCCGGCCCATGCTCCCGTGCCCTATCGAGGGCTGTCCAGCTTCCAGATCGAGGATGCCGAGTGGTTCTTCGGCAGGGAACGCCTGACCCGGGTCGTGCTGGAGCGGGTCGCCGATCGCCGCCTGCTGGTTCTTGTCGGGCCCTCGGGGTCGGGGAAGTCGTCGGTGTTGCGGGCCGGTGTCATACCCGCGCTGAAGTCCGGAGCCCTCCCCGGCGCCGACGCCTGGAAGGTGGCGCTGTTCACTCCCGGTGAGCGGCCCCTCGATCGGCTGGAGGAGAGTGCGGGTGCAGACCTTCTCGTGGTCGACCAGTTCGAGGAGGTCTTCACGGCGGGCGCGGACGAGACGGAACGGGAGAAGTTTCTGGACGCTCTCGCCGTACGGCCGGCGGTGCTCTGCCTGCGAGCCGACTTCTACTCCCACGCCCTGCGTTACAGGTCGCTGATACCCGCCCTGCAGAACCAGCAGATCGTGGTGGGACCCATGACGGAGCGGGAGCTCCGATCGGCGATAGAGGGGCCCGCCAGGAAGGCCTGTCTCGACCTGCAGGAAGGGCTGGTCGAGCTCATCCTCCGGGACGTGGCGCCGACGGACCGAGGGACGGGTGCCGCACACGACGCCGGTTCTCTGCCGCTGTTCTCCCACGCACTGCTGAGCATGTGGGAGCACAGCAGCCGCAATCAGCTGACCATCGCCGACTACCGGGAGACCGGGGGGATACGCGGCGCCGTCGCCCGTACCGCGGAGAGCGTCTACCGCGGCCTCACCGATCCTCAGCGGCGGTTGGCGCGGCAGGTCCTGCTGCGCCTCGTGCACGTCGCGGAAGACACGGGCGACACGCGCCGCCGGGTCGATCTCGACGAGTTGTACCCGCTGAACGGCGACGTCCACGAGGTGCTCGACAGCTTCATCGCACACCGGCTGGTCACGACTGAGACGGATCAGGTGGAGATCGCTCACGAGGCGCTTCTGGTGGCCTGGCCCCGACTCCGGGAGTGGATCGACGGTGATCGGGACGGGCTCCGCACGCACCGGCTGCTGACGGCGGCGGCCGAAGTGTGGCGGGAGTCCGGACGAGACCCGAACGCCCTTTATCGCGGCAACCGTCTGGGCATCGCCGCGGAATGGGCGGCGGAGCCGAGCCACGCGGACGGCCTCAACCACCTGGAACGCGAGTTCCTCGACGCGAGCGTCCGGCACGACCTCGCCGAGGCACGGTTGGCGAGGCGCCGTACCCGCCGGCTTCAGCAGATGATCGCGGCGCTCGTCGTGCTGGTGCTGGTGGCCTCGCTCGCCACGGTCCACGCCCTCCGCCAGGGAAACATCGCCGCGGAGCAGCGGGACGTCGCGATCTCCCGGCAACTGGCCGTGACCGCGCAGAAGCTCAGAAGGAGTGATCTCGCCCTGGCCGCGCAGTTGTCGCTCGTCGCCTATCGGACCGCGCACACCGCGGAGGCCCGGGCGAGTGTCCTGGAGTCATCCCCACTCCCCGGGGTGACGCGGATGATCAGTTCCGGCACCGTCCTGCAGGCGGTGGCCGTGAGGGGGAACGTGCTGGCGACGTCCGGCGCCGACAGAAAGATCAGGCTGTGGAACCTCGCCGCCGCCGGCGGGCCCGCACCGGCCGGAGGACCGCTCACCGGGCACGCCGACACCGTCTTCTCCCTGGCCTTGCGGCCCACGGGCGACGTCCTCGCCAGCGGCTCCGGCGATCGGACCGTACGGCTCTGGAAGATCGGCCCGCAGGGCTCGGCCGCGGCGCTGAGCGCTCCGCTCACCGCCACGGGCACGGTCTACTCCGTCGCTTTCAGCCCGGACGGGCGGGTTCTCGCCGCCGGCGCTTCGGACGGAAGCGTCAGGTTCTGGGACGTCACGAACCCGGGCCGGCCGGTCGCGCTCGGCGAGCCGGTAGCGGCTGCCGCCGGCGCCGTGCAGTCGGTGGCGTTCAGTCCGGATGGGAAGGTGCTCGCGGCGGGAAGCGCGGACAGGACGGTGCGTCTGTGGAGCGTCGCCGACCCGGGGCATGTCGTTCCGATCGCGCCGCCCATGCGCGGGGCGGGCAAGACCGTCTATTCCGTCGCTTTCAGCCCCGACGGCAGAACGCTGGCCGCGGCGAGCGGCGACACGACCGTCCGGCTCTGGGATCTGACCAGGCCCCGGCGTCCGGTGCTGCGGGGAAGCCCGCTGAAGGGTCCTGCCAGCTGGGTCAACTCCGTCGCGTTCAGCCCGGACGGGCAGCGGCTCGCCGCCGCCAGTTCCGACGGCAACCTCTGGATGTGGGACCTGGACAGCGGGCGCGCATCCCTGCCGCTGCCCCATCCCGGTCCCGTGACAGGGGTCGTGTTCGCCGGCGCCGACGCCGTCACCAGCGCCGGCGACGGGGCGGCGCGCAGATGGCGGCTCCCGGAGCCCCGACTGACCGGTGCTCAGGCGCCCGTCTTCTCCGTAGCCTTCGGCGCCGGCAATCACGTTCTCGCGGCCGTGAGTTCCGACGACACCGCTCGGCTGTGGAACGTGCGTGATTTCCGGCGACCCGTTCCGCTCGGTCAGGTCATCACCCATGCGGGCGGTTCGAGTCCCGCGTCGGGTGCGGCGGCCCTGACGCCGGATGCCCGCACGCTCGCCGTGGGGACCGTGGACGGAGCGGTGCAACTGTGGGACGTGACCAGTCCGGACAGGCCCCGACCGTATCCGCTTCGCCTGACGGGCCCGGGACGGAACATCGAGTCGATCGCCTTCAGCCCTGACGGCCGGACGCTCGCCGTCGGCGGGGACGACAGCAAGCTGTGGCTGTGGAACCTCGGCGATGCCGGGCATCCGTCCCTGCTCGGCACGCCCATCTCCGACTTCCGCAACTACGTCTACTCGCCGGTGTTCAGCCCGGACGGCCGTATCCTCGCCGCGGGCAGCGCGGACGGCACCGCACGCATGTGGGACGTCACCGACCCACGGCGGCCCGTGCCACTGGGGAGCCCTCTCACGGGACACGGCGGCTACGTCTTCATGGTCGCGTTCAGCCCGGACGGTCACGTCCTCGCCACCGCGGGCTCGGACGACCTGGTGCGGCTGTGGGACATCCGCGACCCGCGGCGACCCGCGCTCATCGGCAGGCCGCTCACGGGAGCCCGCGACTACGTCTACTCGCTGGCCTTCAACCACAACGGAGAGATCCTGACGGCGACCGACGGGAACGGCGAGGCTCTCACCTGGAACGTGTCGGATCCGCGCAGGCCGGTGCTCCTCGCCGCCCTGGCGGCGTCGGACCAGGCCGTGTTCGCCGACGCCTACGACACCGGCACGGACGTGCTGGTGACCTCGGGTGCCGATCACGTCGTCCGTGTCTGGGACACCGACGTGGAGCGCGTGGCGGCGGACGTCTGCGCGATCACGGGAACGGCGATCACCGCGACCGAATGGCGGCAGTACGTGCCCGACAAGGCGTACGACCCGCCCTGCGCGCACCGGACCTAG
- a CDS encoding NADP-dependent oxidoreductase, which translates to MQGQSEQPPTGRSRAVRLDSFGGPEVLDIRDVPAPQAGPGQIRVRVTAAGLNPMDWIMTADADTAARFGLSLPAGFGTDYAGLVDQVGDGVTGFAPGDRVFGGALSRAVADFVVIDLAGGIAANEAHHTPDGVDDRTAATLTIAGRTASAALAVIDPGPDDTVLIGGAAGGVGVFAVQLARIAGARVIGTGSATSFDYLRDLGAEPVAYGDGLADRIRALAPGGVTAAIDLHGTETVHAARELGVPDGRICTIAAQVGGVAAANGANATPGALEEVARLVAAGRIRVPIAASFPVEQIRRAAELQAGRHVHGKVVIDL; encoded by the coding sequence ATGCAGGGACAGAGCGAACAACCGCCGACGGGCAGGAGCAGGGCGGTCCGGCTCGATTCATTCGGCGGCCCCGAAGTCCTGGACATCCGTGATGTTCCCGCTCCGCAGGCCGGGCCGGGACAGATCCGCGTGCGGGTCACCGCGGCCGGCCTGAACCCGATGGACTGGATCATGACCGCCGACGCGGACACCGCCGCCCGGTTCGGCCTGAGCCTCCCGGCCGGTTTCGGGACCGACTACGCGGGACTGGTCGACCAGGTCGGTGACGGGGTGACCGGCTTCGCGCCCGGCGACCGGGTGTTCGGGGGCGCCCTGTCCCGTGCGGTCGCCGACTTCGTGGTGATCGACCTGGCCGGGGGGATCGCGGCGAACGAGGCCCATCACACTCCCGACGGCGTCGACGACCGCACCGCCGCCACCCTCACGATCGCCGGCCGTACGGCATCCGCCGCCCTCGCCGTGATCGACCCCGGCCCGGACGACACCGTGCTGATCGGCGGCGCGGCGGGCGGGGTCGGGGTGTTCGCCGTCCAGTTGGCCCGGATAGCAGGAGCACGCGTGATCGGGACGGGATCGGCGACGTCATTCGATTACCTGCGCGATCTCGGAGCCGAGCCGGTCGCCTACGGCGACGGCCTCGCCGACCGGATTCGGGCCCTCGCTCCCGGCGGTGTCACCGCCGCCATCGACCTGCACGGAACGGAGACCGTGCACGCCGCAAGGGAACTCGGCGTCCCGGACGGCCGCATCTGCACCATCGCCGCGCAAGTCGGCGGCGTGGCGGCAGCCAACGGCGCGAACGCCACCCCCGGCGCCCTGGAAGAGGTCGCCCGCCTGGTCGCGGCGGGCCGAATCCGGGTGCCCATCGCGGCGAGCTTCCCGGTGGAGCAGATCCGCCGCGCGGCCGAGCTCCAGGCCGGCCGGCACGTGCACGGAAAGGTCGTGATCGACCTCTAG
- a CDS encoding NAD-dependent succinate-semialdehyde dehydrogenase, translated as MSDPMNVLAPEHRRLRIGDAWRDAAGGATFAVEDPATGKTIAEVADAGVVDGLAALDAASKAMAEWAAAPPRKRSELLTATYRALTERSEEVARLITLEMGKPLAEARAEVAYGAEFFRWFAEEAVRVEGRYNTAPNGGYRILTVPKPVGPCVFVTPWNFPLAMGARKIAPALAAGCTTITKPAAQTPLTMLFLARIMEEVGVPPGVVNVVTTKRSGEVVSALLADRRTRKLSFTGSTEVGRVLLRQAADNVLRTSMELGGNAALIVCADADLDVAVDGAMVAKMRNIGESCIAANRIYVEEPVREEFTARFAKRMAALSVGHGLDDGVDVGALIDEASVSKIDELVADAVGRGARVLVGGERPDGPGHFYPPTVLVDVPGDARILEEEIFGPVAPIISFTSDDEVIAKANDTEHGLVGYVFTRDLQRALRFTEGLETGMVGINRGLISDPSAPFGGVKQSGIGKEGSHEGILEYLDVTYAAIDLP; from the coding sequence ATGAGTGACCCGATGAACGTCCTGGCCCCCGAGCACCGGCGGCTCCGGATCGGCGACGCCTGGCGCGACGCCGCCGGCGGAGCCACGTTTGCCGTCGAGGACCCGGCCACCGGCAAGACCATCGCCGAGGTGGCGGACGCCGGCGTCGTCGACGGGCTCGCCGCTTTGGACGCGGCGAGCAAGGCGATGGCGGAGTGGGCGGCGGCCCCGCCGCGAAAACGGTCAGAGTTGTTGACCGCGACGTACCGCGCACTGACCGAGCGATCCGAGGAGGTCGCCCGGCTGATAACGCTCGAGATGGGCAAACCCCTCGCCGAGGCTCGGGCAGAGGTGGCCTACGGCGCCGAGTTCTTCCGTTGGTTCGCCGAGGAGGCGGTGCGCGTCGAGGGGCGCTACAACACCGCTCCCAATGGTGGATATCGCATCCTCACCGTGCCGAAGCCGGTCGGACCGTGCGTCTTCGTGACGCCCTGGAACTTCCCGTTGGCCATGGGTGCCCGCAAGATCGCTCCTGCGCTGGCGGCGGGCTGCACGACGATCACCAAGCCGGCCGCCCAGACGCCGCTCACCATGCTGTTCCTGGCCCGCATCATGGAGGAGGTCGGCGTTCCCCCGGGCGTCGTCAACGTCGTGACGACCAAGCGTTCCGGCGAGGTGGTCTCAGCGCTGCTGGCCGACCGCCGGACCCGCAAGCTCTCGTTCACCGGGTCGACCGAGGTCGGGCGCGTGCTGCTACGACAGGCGGCGGACAACGTGCTGCGCACCTCCATGGAACTGGGCGGCAACGCGGCCTTGATCGTGTGTGCCGACGCGGACCTGGACGTCGCGGTCGACGGTGCGATGGTGGCCAAGATGCGCAACATCGGGGAGTCCTGCATCGCGGCCAACCGGATCTACGTCGAGGAGCCGGTGCGCGAGGAGTTCACGGCGCGCTTCGCCAAGCGGATGGCCGCGCTCTCGGTGGGCCATGGTCTCGACGACGGCGTGGACGTCGGGGCGTTGATCGACGAGGCCTCGGTCAGCAAGATCGACGAGCTCGTCGCCGACGCGGTCGGTCGCGGCGCCCGTGTCTTGGTGGGCGGCGAGCGTCCGGATGGGCCCGGCCATTTCTACCCGCCTACGGTCCTCGTCGACGTGCCCGGAGACGCGCGGATCCTGGAGGAGGAGATCTTCGGGCCGGTGGCGCCGATCATCTCGTTCACGTCCGACGACGAGGTGATCGCGAAGGCCAACGACACCGAGCACGGCCTGGTCGGATACGTCTTCACCCGTGACCTCCAGCGGGCGCTCCGGTTCACCGAAGGGCTGGAGACGGGGATGGTCGGCATCAACCGTGGTCTGATCTCGGACCCGTCGGCTCCGTTCGGAGGCGTGAAGCAGTCCGGGATCGGCAAGGAGGGGTCGCACGAGGGCATCCTCGAGTACCTCGACGTCACCTACGCGGCGATCGACCTACCGTGA
- a CDS encoding TetR/AcrR family transcriptional regulator yields MRAPRADAARNRDQLLAVATRVFMSADGEPSMRAIAREAGVGIATLYRHFPTRESLIDAVYRDQVVRLTSGARELLGRLPPAAAMRRWMDLFGDWIATKNGMLDTLLAMIESGEIAHAQTRSELLAAITTILDAGRAAGDLRSDVTAEDIAASLIGIFTVAPRREHEAKAGRLLDLLMDGLRPAARPA; encoded by the coding sequence ATGCGCGCGCCACGGGCGGACGCAGCCCGTAACCGCGACCAGTTGCTCGCGGTGGCGACCCGCGTGTTCATGTCGGCTGACGGCGAGCCGTCGATGCGTGCGATCGCCCGCGAGGCCGGTGTCGGCATCGCCACGCTCTACCGGCACTTCCCGACCCGCGAGTCGCTGATCGACGCGGTCTACCGGGACCAGGTCGTGCGGCTGACGAGCGGCGCCCGCGAGCTGCTCGGCCGGCTGCCCCCGGCCGCGGCGATGCGGCGCTGGATGGACCTGTTCGGGGACTGGATCGCGACCAAGAACGGCATGCTCGACACGCTGCTTGCGATGATCGAGTCGGGCGAGATCGCCCATGCGCAGACCCGGAGCGAGCTACTGGCGGCCATCACCACGATTCTCGACGCCGGTCGCGCGGCGGGCGACCTCCGCTCCGATGTCACCGCCGAAGACATCGCCGCCTCCCTCATCGGCATCTTCACCGTGGCCCCCCGGCGCGAGCACGAAGCCAAGGCCGGTCGCCTGCTGGACCTCCTGATGGACGGCCTCAGGCCCGCCGCCCGGCCGGCCTGA
- a CDS encoding iron-containing alcohol dehydrogenase has protein sequence MLETVRGPRQLIVGEGVAQNIPRVVAECGSRVLVVTDRVLLGQPGVAEIVAAVREKVAVVGVFADATPDVPLADVALAVSAAAEVDADVLLAIGGGTVIDLAKIVGVIRRHGGTPRDYYGESKVPGPTMPLVAVPTTSGTGSELTPVSVLTDPDRELKVGVSSVHIVPDFAIVDPELTYTCPASVTAHSGIDAFCHAVESYTARPRAHGPRDPVEQVFLGRNSITDHYALLAAERIARSLPRAVRDGGDKDARADMSYGSMLAGLAFAHAGTAAPHALQYPIGAATHTPHGLGVGLLLPYALDAARDAISDRLAILAGVCGLDVTDASDAEAADAFLTWLDGLLADIGIPATLADIGVARADLPRFAEMASGVTRLIQNHPGPADTASLTAILEAAWTGDRTRHVLTQGQR, from the coding sequence ATGCTTGAGACCGTCCGCGGACCACGCCAGCTGATAGTGGGCGAAGGGGTCGCGCAGAACATCCCACGAGTGGTGGCCGAGTGTGGCTCGCGAGTCCTCGTCGTGACCGACCGGGTTCTTCTGGGGCAACCGGGCGTGGCCGAGATCGTGGCCGCCGTGCGGGAGAAGGTCGCAGTCGTCGGGGTGTTCGCCGACGCGACTCCGGACGTGCCACTCGCCGATGTCGCCCTGGCCGTCTCGGCCGCCGCAGAGGTGGACGCCGACGTACTCCTTGCCATCGGGGGTGGCACGGTGATCGACCTCGCCAAAATCGTCGGCGTCATCCGGCGCCACGGCGGGACGCCGCGCGACTATTACGGCGAGTCGAAGGTGCCGGGGCCGACGATGCCTCTCGTCGCGGTCCCGACGACGTCGGGCACCGGCTCCGAGCTCACGCCCGTCTCGGTGTTGACCGACCCGGACCGCGAGCTGAAGGTGGGGGTCTCCAGCGTCCACATCGTGCCCGACTTCGCCATCGTCGACCCCGAGCTCACCTACACCTGCCCTGCGAGCGTCACTGCCCACTCCGGCATCGACGCGTTCTGTCACGCGGTGGAGAGCTACACGGCGCGACCCCGGGCCCACGGACCGCGCGACCCGGTGGAGCAGGTCTTCCTCGGCCGCAACTCGATCACCGATCACTACGCGCTCCTGGCCGCGGAGCGGATCGCCCGCAGCTTGCCCCGTGCCGTCAGGGACGGAGGCGACAAGGACGCGCGCGCGGACATGTCCTATGGGTCCATGCTGGCCGGGCTCGCATTCGCCCACGCGGGCACCGCGGCTCCGCACGCTCTGCAGTACCCCATCGGCGCAGCCACCCACACGCCGCACGGCCTGGGCGTCGGGCTGCTGCTGCCCTACGCGCTGGACGCGGCCAGGGATGCCATCAGCGACCGGTTGGCCATCCTCGCCGGGGTGTGCGGGCTCGACGTGACCGACGCCTCGGATGCCGAGGCCGCAGACGCGTTCCTCACCTGGCTCGACGGGCTCCTTGCCGACATCGGCATCCCTGCCACCCTGGCGGACATCGGCGTGGCACGCGCCGACCTCCCGCGCTTCGCGGAGATGGCCAGTGGCGTCACCCGCTTGATCCAGAACCATCCGGGCCCGGCCGACACCGCCAGCCTGACCGCGATCCTCGAAGCGGCCTGGACCGGGGACCGGACCCGGCACGTCCTGACTCAGGGGCAGAGATAG